Below is a window of Humulus lupulus chromosome 2, drHumLupu1.1, whole genome shotgun sequence DNA.
TGAAAAAGCAACTTAAAATCAACTAGACACCAACCCCAAAATAATAGACTCAATACATTGCATCAACCCAACATAAACTAAAGAACAACATCAAAACAATGACTAGGTTTGTTTGATAAATGCATGACTACTCTTAGTCTTTATTCAATGACTATATAAAGATTAGGGATATTTGCGACGAAAATACCTAAGTTGTTagttttataacacttaaatacctaactccTTTTTTTTTTGCGGTGAAAAGACCTTCCGTCAACAATCCTTAGCATCCGTTGGTACCTGACCATCAAGTGCCATGTAGAGGTACACATAATTTTAAACATGACAGGTCACCTAATTCctattatttgaaaaactttaaaataaatctgatataattaaaaaaacaaataaataaaaactaaaaacttaACCACTGgaaaaacttaaaaattaaaaaccccATCCTTCGTGTATTATTTGAAGAACACGAAGGTATAGGGCATAAGAGTTTGAATGTGACCATGGAACAATGGAGCTGCAATTGTCGGCCATCGAAAGCAGTCATCATCAAGACTTCTTGAACCAACGATAATCCTGGAAGAAGATTCAAGTGCTGCCATAAGTATCGGGTGTGGttaatttgtagttttttttttaattttgggtttGTTCATCTCTTCTTAACTTCTACTGGTTTGATGATTTCTTTTGTGTTTACAGAGTAATGGTGGTTGTGGGTATTTCTACTGGTTAGACCCTCATATGTGTGCTCGAAGCAAGGTGGTCATACCTGGGTTATTGAGAAAAATCAAACAGCTGGAGGATGAACTTGTTTCTAGAAACACACATGCCGATTGGAGCACACAGCAAGTTTTGAGTGATCTTTTTGTGGGAGAGGATATGATTTTTGTATCTGATGCTGATTGCAAGGATGGACTACAGCATGAAGATGAAATTAGGGtggtaaaaagtaataaaaaattatGGGTTGTAGCCATTGTAGTAGTTTTAATATGTATCAACAAATGATTTTAAGTTATGGGATATCATTGTAATGTTTTGTTGTCAATTATGATCCAATTTGCTGGACCCTTTTGTAAGTGttatttgtttaaattgaatttgaTGATTTATGTTTAATTTAGTGGTTTTAAgttttatatttgtattgtgcAATTCCTAAAgtaaaaaaaacatacaagtgtacTTCATTAAGATGCAATACCAAAGTAAGAACCATAACCAGATAGTATTGACATCAAGTTTAAAGGTCATGTTGTCCATAACTAGCAAACAAACTAAGATCTAATGCCTATTTAGTTTACATCAAGTGTAAAGGCCATGTTGCCCATagctataaaaaaaataagaccTAGTGAAGTCAAGTATTCAAAAAAACATCAAAAGTCCCTAACTAGACATAAATTAGTTCATTCCCTATCTTCAAAAGCTTTGTCAAAAGTGAACATTCTTCTAGCAGGTTGTCTAGGCATGTTGTGTGGACCTAGTCAAAGGACCACCTTGCTGAGAAAGGTCATGCTGTCTGGCTCGAGTTCTGGGACCCCCTTGCTGAGAAAAGCTTTGTTTTTTGCTTTGTCAatcgttcttttcttttctttgttgctTCAGTGGGATTTGCAGCCGGTGGCCTACCCCTTTTCTTTTGAGCAGGAACctaacaaataaaaaattcatGAAGTTAATCTTGTGTAATATTTTATCAAAAGACATGACCATTTGTTATAATAATGCATTACCTGAGCATTTTTTGGGTTGGGGCATGTTTTGCTTATGTGGCCTGGCTGTTTGCACTTTTTGCACAAGTGGATCTGACCAAACCTTCGAGTTTTTGTTGAACTTGGGGGTGGTTCACCAGACTCTCTTCTATTGGACTTTTTTGGTCTCCCTGGCAGATTAGTTTCAAAAGGTGGGTATATAGGGTTCAAACCAATCTCTGGCCACTGCTCTGGGCTTGGCATAGGGTATATGATTCCTGCATAAGCTTTCAGAAATATCTCTTTCTTATAACATTCATGGATATAGTCCATTATCTCTGCCCCACTTGTCCATATGGCAGCTAGTGAGTGACCAAACGGGATACCAGTGAGTTGAAATCTTCGGAAACTGCAAGTCCTTCTTTGCAAATCAACATCAAATGACTCATTGTTTGGGCAGTCAACTTGAAATTGATAAGTTGCAGCCCTAGTAGTTAGACAATTCTTGGCAATATTCTTGTTCCTCTCCACAACTTGCAATATTCTTTTCCCCACGGGATGTATCCACTTCTTCAGACTTTCCCTCTTATTGAAAAACCAACTCATTAGTCAATAACGAATCTTTTCCAGCAAAGTAATTATCGACTTGTCTCTAGCATCAACTATTGCAGCATTAAAAGATTCGCACAAGTTGtttaaaaacatataacattTCACCATTTCACTAAAATGTGACCTAGACCACTCGGATGGAGTCTTTAGTGCCAACCAGTTATAAGCATTTTCACTAGTTTCCCTTAACTCTCTCATCCTCCATTGAAACTCTAGAATAGTGGTTGTCTTTATTGCTGCCCATAGTTGTTGTTTCAATAACAAACCTGGGTGGTCTTTCTTGAAGTTGGAATGCAAGTGCCTAACACAATTTCTCACCTCTGCACCCTCAAAACCAGAAGCAATAGCATTCTCCAACCCTTTCTACTTATCGATCATCATAGAAAACTGAGAAGGCCTGTCAATATCTAGATCTTCCTTCAACAAATTTAAAAACCAAGACTAAGTGTTAGTGTTTTCTTTCTCACAAACTGCATAAGCAATAGGATACATTGAGTTTGTTGCATCTATTCCTACTGCAGCCAAAAGCAATCCTTTACAATACCCTTTGAGGAAGCACCCATCAAGACCAATGAGTGGTCTACAACCAGATCTAAAACCTTCCTTCCATGCTTTTAAGCAGATTTATACCCTCTCAAATATCATTTTTCCTTCTACCATATTTGATCTGATGATGGCAGTGCTACCTGGGTTTGTAGCCAAGATCATTTTGCAGTAGTCTTCCAAGATAGCATACTGCTCAAAGACACTACCTTCAAGCAATATTTTTGCTCTGGCCTTTGCCCTGTAGAATATCCAATTGGAAACATGTGAGTACTTGGTTTTAGTTGTCATTTCTCTAAAAGTCTTATACTTCATATTTGGATTGATTATGAATTgctctaaaaaatacttaaacaaCCAGGGAGCATCGGCATGACTATTATTAAGGACAAAACCACAGTTGTGGTTATCTACTAAAGTCTACACTTTGAAAGTAGTGTTGTCAGCTCTTGAAACACTTGCATACAACAACCAAGGACACTGTTTAGCTTTTCATTTGACCATAATTCTTCTCATACCATTGCTTACATATTTAAATTCCCTATTACTTTCAATAAAGTActctttaatagcagtcctcagTAATTTTGCTGTCCCAAATTCCATTCCCAATACAAATTTGAAATCCTTAAAGTTGGACCTAAGGTTGTAATCTTTTTTTGACTTCCTAGGCCCAGCCTCTTTACCATCACTTCCAAGACTTTGCAAGTCCTCTTCAATGTCCACCTCATCTGACTCATCTCCCTGAACACCTTGGCTGCACAAATTTGTCACACTGCCCTACCATTTAGTTGGATCAGATGGCCTACCCATCTCTTTTTCTGCCTCAACTTCTTGCTCATACTCCTCATCGTTTAACTCAAAGTCTTCCTCTTGTAGACACCCTCTTGACTGCCTCTGATTAGAATTTGCAAATATCTCATGTCTTGCATCATTCACTTCATCTGgcaagacctcctcattttgtgTGTCAGCTTGAGGTATGGGTGCATCATCCCCAGCATCCATTTCAACAGCTGCTTCTTCACTATCCGAAGCAAAATGGACATAAAAATCTTCCTCATTACCTTCATCACTTGCAGCCTCATAATCATCCTCATTCTCATTCCCTTATTCTgcctcatcatcatcaccatactcatcatcatcaccatactcagtgataactctacaaaatagagttattttaccactttttatgtgctaattgttgcttaattcttgagtttttaagtaatttattaagtttttaagtaattttgaatttattaagcttattttaattttatagatttttgtgtgtttttatagttattttgttgtaaaatatagtagttaattatttaagttattgTGTTTAGGGAagtaaaaaatgtgtgttttattgaaactaaatgttaaattaaattaagttgtaattaatattttcaaagaattaatatggtttattttataattgaaaatattttatcatgacttaatttatattattttatgtgggtaatatgttgtatttttgtgCTTAAAGTGGAATAAATGATAGAAAGTTTAAAAAGAAGGAAAGTGGCATTTCTGAAAAGCTAGGCCCAAAGGCCCACCTGACTGGCCCTTTCCATCCAGCCATTCAAGCCACCACGAAGCCACTTGAAACTCCAGCTTCACCATATCCTTCACCCAGTCGTGCACCACCTTCCATCAGCACCCATAAGCACCAAAACGCCTCCAGCAACAAGCTTCCAGGCCCAATTGCTTCCAGCGAAGCCCACTAGGCCCACTCGGCCCAAACGCCTGCACCTCTTGCCACCAGCAGCCActtttctctttattttctcttgagcCCATCAAAGGCACAAATTGTACCCTTCtcccctttgccaaaaataccattttttacccaaacttttctacacattttacctcaaaacatcatcattacatcctaaaatttacccctatttgccatattataattaattaaattaatttaatcaatttaaattgattattttaatactcattttttggctataaataagggatttggagTGTCAATTTTGGAGGAGGTTACCACACTAcacattctacactttcaagacctctccattttcttcttcttcttcttcttcttcttggttattttctatgtatttttagaggaacaatttgggggtttctcctccaaattttattatttatgtttgtaatttttagcttgtatttgttattctagttatgagtttctaatctttttaagattattaaggtgatgatgaaacaatacgtaactagatagtgtttattttgtatgttgatttctcattttgtgcaacaaagtttatggatttttcttcttcaaatatcttctttcatcttgaatatcttgtattttagattgttagaacatatttacactttgttcttcattagtgcaaaaacataacattctttgtgtaagatgtgtcattaaattgtacacatccatgcttagaacaaaaatattatgttttgccttataaataatgttcattgatttatttgttattttattagattgatttacactaaatgttttgaaattatgatttttaaaagtgaagatagatcctatatttttataaaaccttgtgcttaaatagaatatctaattggAATAagtgattgtttgattaattcctactattactaaaacttgggaatcaatgtacttttaaatattattgaacatatattttgtggattctattattttaataatcttattttaccatcttgattgataatattaatttatttttatttattgtcttaattttctttattattgtctcttattagattttattgtcacaaattatcatcaatctttggagttaggttagaatttattaattttggtttaaaatagttttcttttcgattttagacaactcctttgggttcgatctcgtgcttacacgaacactatattccatatacgattcgtgcgcttgcgagtaataaatatttaaaacatacccgtttttggTCTATCACTCAGTTTTCTCACTATCTGATGACAGTTCTACTACAGGTATACCCACCACATCATGCACCACATCAGTATCGGGTGGTAACTCCTTAATCACACATCTCCTTAATATTTTAGGGGAAGGGTCAGGTATATGGGGTACTGCAGTGAGGTCTTCCTTCCATTCCAAACCAAATGTAGCCTCAGGTAGGACCAAATAAACTTCAACCTCTGATATTCTCTTGACATCCATTTCATTAAGTATTTCTGAAGCTTCCTTAGGCCTAACAACCATCTTCCCGACATTAAGATGCTTCCCATGTGGCTTATATAGAAACCTGAAAGGCATAGAATAGCCTAATTTGCTAGCAATATCCTCTAACACAAGCCTGTTGAATTTTCTCTTCGAAACATTGTCAAAGTAGTTTGTTTTCCCTTTTCTCATATCTTTTATTACGAAAGGGTGTGAACCAATGCCCCCTATGATGCAATTTGACTGTAAACTTCCCAGAATTTTCACCAGTGTAAATTAAAGTACAATATGCACCAAAGTAGCAGTACATAGGGGAAGCAAACCAAGTAAAAAGTAGTAATAGTggataaaatagtcaacaaaGAATCAGATGCACTATTTTACTCCACAAAAAATGTCAAAACCCCAAAATTGTCACATAGAGATTCCCACAAAAATCCATATGTATGGACCCCACTTTCTATTCTTAAATATGCTTTAAAGCATCTCCACCAACCCCTTTACCCCAACAAAATTGATATAAAACTTACCGTACGCCGGTGGTGGGTCGTTAGGCCCCCTACGTTTTGCCATAGTGATCGTTGTCAACGTCTGCAACTTGGTTCGTCTTCCTATTTCATCCGAGTGCTTTGAAGTCGTTTCTTCACGTTTCCTTCTTCCTCATTCAGATGAATGCTCTTCGTCTTCACGTTTGTTTTTCCAGTTTGCTTTTCCAGTGGTtaagtttttagtttttatttattagttttatttaattatatcagatttattttaaagtttttcaaataatagGAATTAGGTGACCTGACATGTTTAAAATTGCGTGGACCAATTACAAATTGCCACGTTTACCTCTACATGACACTTGACTGTCAGGTACCAATGGATGCCAATGATTGTTGACCGAAAGTATTTTCACCGAAAAAAaaaagttaggtatttaagtgttataaaactaacaacttaggtattttcgccgcaaatatccctaaagATTATTCATTTTGGTGACACATCATTATTCTTATCCCGAAGACACGTTGTGCACCTCCATAAGAATAAATAAGTGGGTTTGTTTGATATAAATGCATGACTCGTCTTTTGTCTTTATTCAAAAACTATATAAAGCTTATACAATTTGGTGACACATATCATTATTTTTATCCTGAAGACACGTATCAAGCACCATGACTTTCATGCAAGTGATTGCCACCTCTCTCCACCTTATTTGTTTCAAAATGACAATAATAATACAGAATTAACACATTTCAAGCActatctttatatatattttcaaaagcATGCAAAAAGGAGAGCTTGACACACTACAACAAGATAGTATTTTAGTGACACTTAAAATGTGTCATGAAAATCAATTGACGacattttttgaaatgttgttgATGGGGTGCCATGGAAAGTCTAATACTTTTAACCACATTTTTATGATGTCATGCTCAATGTTATTATAAAATCTTTTACAACACTAATATAATGACATATAGTGTTGAGTTTTCATTGACATATTATAAATGTCATATTTTACCATTTTAACTATTAAAATCTAATGTTGTTATagaaatttacataacatttGTAAAATGTTGTGTGAATAATTTTATACAACATCTAACAAGGATTATTATTAGTGGGTATTAATGACACTTAAAAAATGATGTTAATAGAATAATATACAACATGAACAAAATGTTATGTAAATGAGCTTGTACAACATCTAAAAAATGTTGTTAATTAGCTATTAATGATATTTAAACAATGTtagttaaattatattttaaacaatattgttaaaaattaattatgaattgtttaattttatttccttaatgaacaaaaaataaataccttaaatcctaattaatttattaaatataatacATTTTTGTCAGtatcaaaaatacataaagaagaGAATAAAAATGTAGAAAAAGAGATAAAATTGTATAAATAATGACAACATTATATATAACAAATGTTCTCTACAAaagtatatatgtataaaaagaCACCATTTATTTAAAGCCTTGCAAGTAAAGACATTATATTGTACCTATTATGATAATTATAATAACGCTCATTAATTAACATATATACATGACttgacaataaaaataaaataaaaaccaagAAACCTTACACTGCAATCTCACTCTACATACACTCTGCCATTCCCAAGTCTTTGCTCATCCAACCTTCGATAATAGTTCTGACAATACCTTTTGCAGCTTGTTAGTGAAGATGAATATCTCATTAAAAAATGTCTTTGTAACAACAAACTTCTTGTTGCTTGCTGTATTAATTGTGACATCCAACTTAGTTAGAAAGTcgctaaaaagcttttaaaaatgGGGAACCAAAGGTCTAAGACCTAAATTTAGTTATCAAATATACTTAAGGACCATGATGAGTTTGAACAGATAAAATCAAAACCATAAAGGACTTACAAAAACTTCATAGCAACAAGTCGTGTATTTCTCTACTCTCTCCCTATTctacaaaaattaatatattaataaacaattatacacacatatatatttatatatatatggataagcttatataaatatatttatatacacaatACACCTGAAGACCGAAGGAAAATGCTTTTCTAAGGGAAAGTCTTGGAAATCAAAGGTATTGGAGTTTATCTAGTTCTCTGATTTGGAAACAAGCAAATTCTAATTATAGAGAGAGACTAAAAGAGACAAGTTAAGGGAGATAAAAATTTGAGCATTTTCATCAgataagatatatattttttgagaAATAAGAGTTCATTTTTAAAAAGTTAAGAGTCTAAAATTTGGCTCGAAATTTACTCCCGCTCAATTTTTGGAGTAAATTTTACTTCCAATATGCCTATTtccaattttcatttattttgaaaATGTGGAGTAATTAATGCGATcacattttaatatttatttattctatAATTTGAAAAACCTCGAACAATGGAAGTTACACTCAATATTATTTCAATAAATTTATTAATCCAATTTTTAAATTTAACATAACATAATAGTTCTATTTCACATATCGATATGAATATactaatgattttttaaaaaaattaagtaatATGATTTATAAATTAAACACAATTTACTTGTTAATAGCCAAAATTTCGTAAAGTCTATAATTTTAAAAGCAATCAGCTATACAAATTTATAatcatatattttgtttgaaggaaaatttataatcatattaaatatatttttttataaaaatttacaaataaaaactaaatttGAAAACCAATTTCAGCATTTCTATATTTTATATAAGATCATTTGAATTGGGATTTAAACTTTAAAGTAATTAGAGTCACTAAACTTACCTTGTAGTTGttgtgattattttttttttggtcaaatTTTGTGTGATGTGTCAACATATTTAATCATAAGTTGTGACTAAAACTATATCAGCGATAACTTGTAAGTCATAAATACtatttttttgttataactaAAAGTGATATTTATATTTTGGTAGTGAACATATttctaattttaataatattttaaaattatacacatGACCCAACTTATTACTTTAAAATGAGGacacatacatataaatatatttattttcatataaatgTCAATTTTTCTTTCGCATTCCAAAGGAAAGAATTAAATTAATGCTTAAATCAATGCATACATTTTATCTTTTACACAataagcatataaatatatatatataatttaaaaaacaaatCTTATAATGACCATTGTATATCTCTTCTATCAAAAAAAATGTATAGATAACGAGAAATTTTGGTTTTAACGgtcattatttttttatgttaactttaacagaatattcttatatttaatggtagattataaatatgacttaaactgaaataaaattaaataaataattaagcaaattaaaatatgatatttttgagatattttacaatgataattatttaaaataataaaaccatatattttgtaacttaaataaaatttaattaaacctaaacttaatattatattaaacatataatatataatattttattgtcactgccaaattcaaaaactagaacaaacatacctgacaaaaaaaaaactagaacaaatataaacttaaacaaaacaaaaaataaattaattaaaatagaatattttaaagatattttatgataatttaaa
It encodes the following:
- the LOC133815609 gene encoding uncharacterized protein LOC133815609 — protein: MSWFFNKRESLKKWIHPVGKRILQVVERNKNIAKNCLTTRAATYQFQVDCPNNESFDVDLQRRTCSFRRFQLTGIPFGHSLAAIWTSGAEIMDYIHECYKKEIFLKAYAGIIYPMPSPEQWPEIGLNPIYPPFETNLPGRPKKSNRRESGEPPPSSTKTRRFGQIHLCKKCKQPGHISKTCPNPKNAQVPAQKKRGRPPAANPTEATKKRKERLTKQKTKLFSARGSQNSSQTA